A DNA window from Prosthecobacter debontii contains the following coding sequences:
- a CDS encoding GNAT family N-acetyltransferase translates to MPFKNHPTQESSLPTLETGRLILRPFDLSDAERVRTLAGDPKIAATTQNVPHPYQEGMAETWIASHPALFESGEAVNLAVVLKVTGELIGAIGFVACKRHRRAELGYWIGVPFWGQGYCTEAAKAVIQYGFEGLGYHKINSCHIAGNPASGRVMEKSGLTREGVLVDEVFKDGAFHTVMTYGIIRVAESVCH, encoded by the coding sequence ATGCCGTTTAAGAATCATCCGACGCAAGAGTCCTCTTTACCCACCCTTGAGACAGGTCGGCTGATTCTCCGGCCTTTTGATCTCTCCGATGCGGAACGGGTGAGGACGTTGGCTGGGGATCCGAAGATTGCCGCGACGACGCAGAATGTGCCGCATCCCTATCAGGAGGGCATGGCGGAGACCTGGATCGCTTCGCATCCGGCTTTGTTTGAAAGCGGGGAGGCGGTCAATCTGGCGGTGGTGCTGAAAGTGACGGGAGAACTGATCGGCGCAATCGGCTTCGTCGCTTGTAAGCGACATCGAAGAGCCGAGCTGGGTTACTGGATCGGCGTTCCGTTTTGGGGACAGGGCTATTGCACAGAAGCTGCAAAAGCCGTGATTCAATATGGGTTTGAGGGGCTCGGTTATCACAAGATCAATTCCTGTCACATCGCCGGGAATCCCGCCTCTGGTAGGGTGATGGAAAAGTCAGGCCTAACCCGTGAAGGCGTGTTGGTGGATGAAGTCTTTAAAGACGGAGCTTTTCATACGGTGATGACCTATGGCATCATTCGCGTTGCCGAATCTGTCTGCCATTAG
- a CDS encoding DUF3601 domain-containing protein translates to MPNSFTAFSLKPGQIYRVKAAFVDYDRKEHLVGETWRFVRYNFVPYDDGLTLYLEPLNEANGHRVIRLRCAPEDQEAIADHFSDFVEVMNPGSE, encoded by the coding sequence ATGCCGAATTCATTTACAGCGTTTTCACTGAAGCCGGGCCAGATCTATCGGGTGAAGGCCGCGTTTGTCGATTATGATCGGAAGGAACATCTGGTGGGAGAAACTTGGCGCTTCGTCCGGTATAATTTCGTGCCCTATGACGATGGTTTGACCCTTTACCTAGAGCCGTTGAACGAAGCGAATGGGCATCGAGTCATCCGGCTGCGGTGTGCGCCTGAAGACCAGGAGGCGATAGCGGATCACTTTTCGGACTTTGTGGAAGTGATGAACCCAGGCTCTGAGTGA
- a CDS encoding VOC family protein has product MKSHLTVITLGVDDLERAVSFYRDGLGFSTKGIIGQELEHGAVVFFDLQPGLKLALWPRSSIAYDTGLPQSPASSTDMTLGHNVATREEVGAIMQQARQAGASVVKEAHDTFWGGYSGYFRDPDGHVWEIVWNPNFKDL; this is encoded by the coding sequence ATGAAATCTCACCTCACTGTCATCACCCTGGGCGTGGATGATCTCGAACGCGCTGTGTCCTTTTATCGGGACGGATTGGGTTTTTCCACGAAGGGGATTATCGGTCAGGAGTTGGAGCATGGGGCAGTGGTTTTTTTCGATCTTCAGCCGGGACTGAAACTCGCGCTCTGGCCACGCAGCAGCATCGCTTACGATACGGGTCTCCCACAAAGCCCGGCATCATCCACGGATATGACGCTCGGTCATAATGTGGCGACGAGGGAGGAAGTGGGTGCCATCATGCAGCAGGCAAGGCAGGCGGGCGCGAGCGTTGTGAAGGAGGCCCATGACACCTTCTGGGGTGGGTATTCCGGTTATTTTCGAGATCCGGATGGCCATGTTTGGGAGATCGTCTGGAATCCGAATTTTAAAGACCTCTAA